Part of the Pyricularia oryzae 70-15 chromosome 3, whole genome shotgun sequence genome, CGCCACGTAGTAGCCCTCCTCCCCCTCAACCCCCTCCCATCCGATTGTTGAAAGGCCAGCCCAACCCTGAGAATTGTCTTGTTTTGTGGAAATTTTTGCCCAGATAAACCGTTATTTGGCCTGTCCtggtttgtttttctttttggcgtCTAGACCTTGTGCTAGGGCTAGACtggtcaaaaaaaaagttgaggCTCCTGGTTCTGTAGGCAACACAAAACCCCCCGTCGGGTATTTGTGTTTATTGCAGCAATATGGAAGTCTGGGCGTCGTTCCGgttaaaagaaaaaaacaaaagatgaTGAGTAGGACAGACAAATGAGATGTAAGGATTAGGGAGGGCCCCCCCTCAACCTGGACAAAAATGGCAAGTGGGCGTTGGTCTCTGGTTCTATACTGTCCAACCGACTATGATGTGGCTGACCGCCACCCCCGGCGCGGGTTTCGGCTTGGTTGCCGGAAGCCAACCTGGAAAGCATGGTGAAAATGGCACCCGGATCACTATACACACCGAGGAGTGGTGATGGGGTGGTGTTAGATCTGTTTATGGTCCTCGTTTACGATCTGTTTCTGTTGCGGTCATCGACAAAGTTTCTTCTTGGGGGGGAAATGAAGTATCCGTATGGTTGATAAGGATTACCAATATAGTATGATGAAGGGGAGTATGCCTCGTGCCGCAGAGACAATGCCAATAACAAGAACGAGAACAAGATGAGAGATAAACGGTATATGGTAGGCAAGAAATAGCATGAGATCAACAGCTTTCTGTTATTGGATGTGGCTCCTGTTGCTAATGAAACTGTACTTGACGTTTTTGTAAACAATTACATTAGAGTAATCAAGGCCCAAACTTCTGGCCCTTTGGCAGATTCAAATAAGAGCATCCGGTCCAGTCACAAGTGTTCTATACGCAGTGAAACAAAACGTtagcaaacaaaacaaaacagcgGGTTTCATAGAAAAGATTTGCAAAGGGAGTGGCGAAGACATGATTTTGCCACCTTTACCAAGGGGACATTTATTGCTTACCTGGTACACATCCGTTCCCCACCATGAGAATTTCGTGCCAACGCCCGTGTAGAAGATGGCAAAGAAGATGACGACTCCGGCGATGGCGACGGAGCAGTCCAGGGCGGCGGCCAGCACAAAGTTGTAGCGGCTCCACCACTCGGAGGCCCTGCGGCGCATCAATATGCCAAAGGTCAGGCCCACGACGGCCCAGCTGGAGTAGTTGGCACCCGTGGCGGGAGGAATGTAGTTGAGGCCGCCGAGGAAGACGGGGACGTGGACGTGCTTGAGCCAGCGCGCGGCCTTGTACCTCCCCAGGGCGCGCGGGTGGCGCAGGGCCCAGACGAGGACGGGAAGCGCGGCGCCCACGAGCAGGAACCACAGCAGCGGGGTGTACAGAGCTCCGGGACCGAAGAAGCGGCGGGGGCCGACGGCGCCCCAGATCATGGACGTGTTAAAGTGCGTCCGGCTAAAGGGGCAGGTGAAGCCGTTCTCGGCCTTGGGGGTGCAGATGCCCGGGATGCTTCCGAGGGCCCAGTTGAGCACGCCGACCTGGGAGAGCGTGGCAAAGACGATGCCCACGACCTGGACGATGAAGAGCTTGATGGGCGGCACGTTGCAGTACAGGCCCAGCTTGAGGTCCTGGGCAAAGGCGAGGCCCTTGATGCCCGAGATGTAGCCCAGGTTGAAGAACCAGATGTTGGCGAGCACCTTGCCTTCGTAGGCGTAGCCGGCAATGACCCTGCAGATGATCTCGATCTGGATCTTGATGTTGGTGGTGGCGTAGACCCAGGCGAGCGGCAGGAAGAAGATGAAGGAGATGACAAAGGAGAAGATGACTCCGTACCACCTCAGCTGCACCGGATAGAGCTCGCACGAGAGGATGCCAAAGACCAGGGCGACCacgccggcggcgacgtACCACCAGGTCGGTGCGACGCGGTACTGGGGCTGCGGGCTCGGCTGTGGCGGCTGGTACTTTGACGGCATGAAGCGACGGGCGAGCCACGACGAGTTGATGGCCGACCAGACGTTGTCGCGCTTCTCGAGGGCGATCCAGACGAACAGTGAGGTGATGGTGGCGAAGCACAGCCCAAACGTGTTGATGGCGTAGGTGGCGGGCATGTAGATCTGCGAGTATTGCTCGTACTTTGTGGCGTTGAAGGTGAAGCCGGCCTGCTTGTCGATGACCCGGGTGACGTTGTACGACTTGCCCATGTTGTCAAAGACGGAGTTGTCCTGGAAGGGCAGGTAGGCCAGGTTCCACGTGTTGGTGTAGTAGAGGATCGGGGCCAGGATCCAGACCCAGATCACGAGCGAGGCAAAGACGTTGATGATGGCCCACGGCGGAACGAGCAGGGGGTTGTTGATGTATGCGATCTGTGCCCAGTCGAACGTGATGGGCATCAGGCCCATGCCGCTCTTCATGCCAAAGACCTGGTTGACAACGACGTTGTTGGGAGCTGCCCAGCAAATGAAGGTAAAGTATGAGAGGgcagggaagaggaagtcgGGGAGCCAGTACTGCGTGAATTGATTAGTGTCGTACCTAGTTAGCAGGCATATGTATAAGAACTGGTCACCAATATAAAGAAATCCATCTGCTTACCCAGGCAAAGGAGGCACAGAATGCAATCATGAAGAAGGTGTATCTGGACATCTTCCACCGGCTGCTTATCTTGTTAGTCTAGGGTTTCCATATCGCGACAGAGTATGGGTGGGTTCTCCTCAACACGATACATACCTTTCCGAGATCATCTTGTCCTTCGAGTGTAACGTATGGTTTAGCGCCGTGTTACCCAAGACACCAGGCCACATCAAGCTCGGAGGCTCAACAACCAACTTCCTAAAGATGCCAGAGAGAGCAAAGCCCAAGATTAGGGTCGATGCCGTCATGAGGAGCTCGAAGCCCCAACCAGCCTCGAGTCCGTAAAAGATTCTTTGCTCGATGAGGACATCGACACTAAGACGACTGAGGAAACTCAGGTTGGCGAGTATGTAAATCAGGATGTTCTCCTACAGACATACAAAGGTACTTTGTCAGATATGTTTTCTCGCCACTTGGTTTTGGTTCAAGCTCTACTGACCTTGGCGTTGAACGGGCCCGGGTTCAACGAGATGCGCGAGCCAAAGACGGTGACGCCCCAGTCGGGAAGAGCATACTCCCAGGCTTTGCCGATTGGGTAGGCCAGGAACTGGATGGCCGACTGTGAGAGGGTGGTGCCTGTAAAGGATTCGGTTAGTCAGAAGAACCAAGAGAATTGCGTAgcttgagttttttttttttttttaacaaaaaaagaaaaaagaagaagaaaaaaaggtataTCAAGGGCAGCTCACTAGGGATCCTCATAGTGTTGAGTGCGTTCACTCCGCTGCCCACTATACAAAAAGCGATACCAATGACCCACATCCTGATGGTGAGGCAAGGCTGGTTTGggtcgtcctcgtcaaggCCAACACCAGCAGCGTGCAGGACCTCCATGCTGGGAAGACTGGcgccgtcgtcatcatcttCATCCTTCTTTACCTGATGCGGCTCTCGACTCTTGTCGGACGTAGAATCAGCCCCTGAAACGACATCACTGACGTTCTGGCCCTTGTGCTTCTCGTCGACGGTCTCGACCACTGGTGCTGCAGCTTGAGAAACCATGGTCCAAGGCTGTTGTGTTATATCgtatcaacaacaacaacaacaaaaaataaGGGGGCAAGAACCATGCGGGTATATACCACAAAACAGGTCTAGTACCGTGCCCTGGGCCAGGAGGAAGGAAGAAGACTGGGTGAGAGGTGCAATGATCAGATAAGATGGATAGAGATTAGATGCGACACATGTTTTTATACGATCAAAGGCAATTAAAGCCCGTTCTCAATACGATCCACAATTTCTCTCCAGGTTGCGACTGGAGCCATGGCATGATGTTGTCTCCTTTTCTTTGGTGACGTGGAAATCACAAAGCTGCGAATAAAAGTCTCCATACAGTACATAGGTAGAAGGTTCAGTTAAGCTCGGGGATACTGGATTCAGCTGGAAAGCCACGGGTTTCTTTCCATTTTCTATCTTCATTTGGGAGCATGCGCGATATGCGCCGCCCATACCAGCcgtggaaaaagaaaaggccgaaaaaaaagtgcagAAAACCGGGCAGGTGCTACCTGCACGGCGCTGCCAACCTAATGTCTCCCTGTGTGGAAACAAGCAACAAAGACAAGTACCATAAATAAAAGCTTGTCGTCTTGACTCGTGGTTCTGTAAAGACTTTTTCTACTGTGGGGTCGTTTTGTGGTTCCCAGAGCCTCAGTTGTAAGCGATCTTTGAATCTGATAAGGTCGGGAGTCAAGGATAGCATAGAGTATGATGTTGCATTACCCTACTCGAGCTAGCCATAACTGGTCACCGCAAGAGCTTTGGATTGTCCATGGTCTTGACAGAAAAACAAGAGAAAAATATAGTAGATAAAACATGTACTGAGAGATGTAGAGAAAGAATCATCACACTATCATATTAGATATTGCCACTTGCTCTCTGATGTCCCTTCCATCTGCATTTCTGACAATTATCAAAAAAGCCAACCTATAGCGACAGGTACCCAAAGCAGCTCGACAAGCTTTGTACTTTCTTCGTTCAGAGAGCTTCTCCCCCCGGCTCTGCCCCCTGCTATTCGGTGGGCTCCGGTCTTCGGCATCTGGCCGACGCGCGTTTGAACCAAGGGAGCCGACTGATCCGTCTTGTCCATGCTTAAACGAACTGACTGACGTCGGGTCTTGATCTTGATTGGGCATGTGGATACGAAGAACCATAAGAGCAAAGTCCGGGCATTGGCTCGCTTGTAGCTTTATAAGGGTCCCATCCATTATTCATAACGTTGAATACGCGCATTGAACATGGCGTGTTTTGAACGACCCTCCCTCTCACGCCCGTCGAGAACAAGAATAAGGTATCAATATCCCACTCGGCATAAAAAGGTTAACGCTCTTCACTATCGGGAACCCATAGTACCTGACACCGCAAACGGAGTGataagggggggggggggggggagtgAATATCAAAGAGACAGCATATCGCATTCCAGGCTTGCCATGTTATCTGATGGAGCCATGCAAAATTAGCGACGATCAACACAAGCTGTCAGCCTGTCCgtcgaacaagaaaaaaagtgcaGCTTGCCGGAGAGTTGAAAGAGTCAGTCAGCAACATGCTGCAGCCCAcacctccccccccccccccccccccccccccggctTCCTGCGTGGATTCTCTACTATTGGTATGCTCAGCTGGTCGCTACTGTGATATTGGACGTCTACTGCATGAGCCCAATATCTACTCGCACTGTATCTGGGCAGACCGAAGGGGGGAGTCCTTGATGTTATTTATATTGGCTGAGGGGCCGGCCGTATATCCCGGCATGGAAAGCCGAACGATGGGGGTAAGAATTTTGTATTTTCACGTGGCTGGACGCAGAAACTGTCCTCGGCATCAAGCCCCCGTCTTCGTTGGTGTAAATGCTGATGGACACGGCCGTTGCTCAGCCAGCCTTGGTACCAGCAAGATCGGTCTGCCTGGCGCCATTCGGGAACGATCAAAACCAAAACCACGATGCTGCTGATGCTTTTGAACTTTGTACAATATCATGAAGCCCCACATGACGCCTTTAGCATGTTGCGGGAACCCGATGGCCCACATCCCAAATCAACCCCAGGTTATGTCTCTGCGTTCGACGTCCAGGTGGATTGTACATGAGAGTCCAGACTCTACAGGTGAAACTAGAAACCAGGTCGTTGTCGAGACTTGCAACCGAAATGACTGGTTTGTGCCATCGCCTCAACATATCCCAACTACCTACCACCAGAGCCCAGGACCAATCGACTATCGAATCCGCTCTGGCGTGCGCGCGCCAACAACCCTGAGGATTTTGACCCCAGGGCCATGCGATTGGTATTTTTCTCTGAACGTTTGCCGGCTCGATTCAAAATGTATAGAATGTTTGAAGGCGTGATGATAACCACCACATGTATGCAATCATAGCAGTACATCTCACGAGCCCCTGTCGTCCCCACGACGAACTCTCCACCACGTCGGGCACGACGAAAATtacctcctcctcttcctccgctTCTCACCACCCGTTGACCTCCTCCCCTCCACGTCCCGTATGTCCCTGGCGCTGATCCTGAGCTCGGCTCCGCGCATCCTTCCCACACCAGGAAGGCCGACGTCCTTGCTACGCCTGTTGCCGTTGGTGCTGCTCGCAGGTCTCCTCCTGTCGCCGCTGCTCTTGGCCGTCTCTAGGATGACGCCGCACTCCTTGGCCTCCCGCCTCCTCCGGGCCTCCTTGTCGACTCCGGCCTTGACGATGCCCTTGCGCATCGCGATGGGCATGCTCTTCTGCTTGAAACTGGACTCCTTGGCGCCGAGG contains:
- a CDS encoding OPT family small oligopeptide transporter — encoded protein: MVSQAAAPVVETVDEKHKGQNVSDVVSGADSTSDKSREPHQVKKDEDDDDGASLPSMEVLHAAGVGLDEDDPNQPCLTIRMWVIGIAFCIVGSGVNALNTMRIPSTTLSQSAIQFLAYPIGKAWEYALPDWGVTVFGSRISLNPGPFNAKENILIYILANLSFLSRLSVDVLIEQRIFYGLEAGWGFELLMTASTLILGFALSGIFRKLVVEPPSLMWPGVLGNTALNHTLHSKDKMISESRWKMSRYTFFMIAFCASFAWYWLPDFLFPALSYFTFICWAAPNNVVVNQVFGMKSGMGLMPITFDWAQIAYINNPLLVPPWAIINVFASLVIWVWILAPILYYTNTWNLAYLPFQDNSVFDNMGKSYNVTRVIDKQAGFTFNATKYEQYSQIYMPATYAINTFGLCFATITSLFVWIALEKRDNVWSAINSSWLARRFMPSKYQPPQPSPQPQYRVAPTWWYVAAGVVALVFGILSCELYPVQLRWYGVIFSFVISFIFFLPLAWVYATTNIKIQIEIICRVIAGYAYEGKVLANIWFFNLGYISGIKGLAFAQDLKLGLYCNVPPIKLFIVQVVGIVFATLSQVGVLNWALGSIPGICTPKAENGFTCPFSRTHFNTSMIWGAVGPRRFFGPGALYTPLLWFLLVGAALPVLVWALRHPRALGRYKAARWLKHVHVPVFLGGLNYIPPATGANYSSWAVVGLTFGILMRRRASEWWSRYNFVLAAALDCSVAIAGVVIFFAIFYTGVGTKFSWWGTDVYQNTCDWTGCSYLNLPKGQKFGP